From Vicinamibacteria bacterium, one genomic window encodes:
- a CDS encoding SUMF1/EgtB/PvdO family nonheme iron enzyme, producing the protein MTSRLVRASLILIGMSSCGWPPAEIRAGAKPASKTEDSELTGFRADAWFLPDDELLGFVEIAAGPFPMGSDASVDALAYDNELWPDSQGPGTVDLDGFYIGRYEVTVAQYRAFVEATGYEVDARALEAPPAHPVTSVSWPDALAYCRWLEATLREWPRTPARLSEALRDGFRLGLPSEAEWEKAARGTDGRIYPWGNAPQPERANYRGTGTMPVGSFECPSCPFGLLDMSGNVWELTRSPYEAYPYDPSDDRDHLEEDALFVMRGGHFGDPERNVRAALRGAVDPGARRPFIGFRVAVSRF; encoded by the coding sequence GTGACTTCGAGACTCGTCCGCGCTTCCCTGATTCTCATCGGGATGAGCTCCTGTGGATGGCCGCCCGCCGAGATCCGTGCCGGGGCCAAACCAGCATCGAAGACCGAGGACTCGGAGTTGACCGGATTTCGAGCGGATGCCTGGTTTCTGCCCGACGACGAGCTCCTCGGTTTCGTCGAGATCGCGGCTGGCCCTTTCCCGATGGGTAGCGACGCTTCTGTCGACGCGCTCGCCTACGACAATGAGCTCTGGCCGGACTCGCAAGGACCCGGCACAGTGGACCTGGACGGGTTTTACATCGGCCGTTACGAGGTCACCGTGGCTCAGTACCGTGCATTCGTCGAAGCGACGGGATACGAGGTCGACGCCCGGGCTCTCGAGGCACCTCCCGCTCATCCGGTGACGTCGGTCTCATGGCCGGACGCACTCGCCTACTGTCGGTGGCTGGAGGCGACCCTCAGAGAATGGCCTCGAACCCCAGCCCGTTTGTCCGAGGCGCTTCGCGACGGCTTTCGGCTCGGGCTGCCTAGCGAAGCCGAGTGGGAGAAGGCCGCGCGCGGCACAGACGGACGGATCTATCCGTGGGGAAACGCCCCGCAACCGGAACGCGCCAATTATCGTGGGACGGGAACGATGCCGGTGGGGAGCTTCGAGTGCCCTTCCTGTCCCTTCGGTCTGCTCGATATGAGCGGGAACGTCTGGGAGCTGACGCGAAGCCCGTATGAGGCGTATCCGTACGATCCGAGCGATGACCGCGACCATCTCGAGGAAGATGCGCTGTTCGTCATGCGCGGCGGGCACTTCGGGGATCCGGAAAGGAACGTCCGGGCCGCACTCCGCGGCGCAGTCGACCCGGGCGCGCGCCGCCCGTTCATCGGGTTTCGTGTGGCGGTCTCCCGCTTCTAG